In Antedon mediterranea chromosome 10, ecAntMedi1.1, whole genome shotgun sequence, one genomic interval encodes:
- the LOC140060190 gene encoding gamma-butyrobetaine dioxygenase-like — protein MASQLLRSTFQQTKKLLGCGSYIKHQRFSIRKQWMSQLPKSGSNHVTPPAFLNAKNKWLSLQFDEKEKNYPYVWLRDNCKCSECYHEVASQRLLQFVDLDIDVEAKSMHVSDTGKDIFINWSDGHEGFYPLSFLEGEHFPAFSDPLRQLKQELWGSELQGQIPTFQFSDILTKDKDLFAWLTALHTKGLTVLQNADCEVGQIHKVGERVAYLKKTYYGDTYHVMSKLDPSSITYTGAAINFHSDLCSSYNQPGMQMLHCIKQSSSGGSNILADTFKIIPELQKEEPDVYNTLKNTLFEFTDIGTEFNDFSFRSSKPAFSYDYEGHLRQVSIHFGRHHSMNVPAEKVYDVYKALKVFFHYLHKKENMVEYKMSEGDIICMDNRRLVHGRSEYTIDPSIEGVQRHLEGGYIDWDEMNSCYRVLFKRLGKKE, from the exons ATGGCATCTCAATTACTAAGATCAACTtttcaacaaacaaaaaagttaCTAGGATGCGGCTCTTACATTAAGCATCAACGTTTCAGTATCAGAAAGCAGTGGATGTCCCAATTGCCGAAGTCTGGCTCAAACCATGTTACGCCACCAGCGTTTTTAAATGCCAAAAATAAATGGCTTTCACTTCAATTtgatgaaaaagaaaaaaactatcCATATGTCTGGCTGAGAGATAACTGCAAGTGTAGTGAGTGTTACCACGAGGTAGCATCACAAAGGTTATTGCAGTTCGTTGACCTGGATATTGATGTTGAAGCAAAAAGTATGCATGTAAGTGATACTGGAAAAGATATTTTCATCAACTGGTCTGATGGACATGAAGGTTTCTATCCACTGTCCTTTCTTGAAGGCGAACATTTTCCAGCATTTTCCGATCCATTACGTCAGTTGAAACAAGAATTGTGGGGTAGTGAGTTGCAAGGACAAATCCCTACTTTTCAATTCTCTGATATATTAACAAAGGATAAAGATCTGTTTGCGTGGTTAACTGCATTGCACACAAAAGGGTTGACAGTTCTGCAAAATGCGGATTGTGAAGTGGGGCAAATACACAAAGTTGGTGAAAGGGTGGCatacttaaaaaaaacatattacgG agaTACGTATCATGTAATGTCAAAACTGGATCCAAGCAGCATTACATACACAGGTGCAGCAATTAACTTCCACTCTGATCTTTGTTCTTCGTACAATCAACCAGGA ATGCAGATGCTTCATTGCATAAAGCAATCGTCATCAGGAGGGAGCAATATCTTGGCTGATACATTCAAAATTATACCAGAGTTACAGAAAGAAGAGCCAGATGTTTACAATACTCTTAAAAACACACTCTTTGAGTTTACAGACATTGGCACAGAATTCAACGATTTCAGCTTCAGAAGCTCCAAGCCTGCATTTAG TTATGATTATGAAGGACACCTTCGACAAGTAAGCATCCATTTTGGTCGTCACCATAGTATGAATGTTCCTGCTGAAAAAGTTTATGATGTCTATAAAGCCCTTAAAGTGTTTTTTCACTATCTtcacaaaaaagaaaacatgGTGGAATACAAGATGTCTGAAG GAGATATCATTTGTATGGACAACAGACGCCTGGTCCATGGTCGTTCAGAGTACACAATTGATCCATCAATTGAAGGTGTACAGCGC